A segment of the Ipomoea triloba cultivar NCNSP0323 chromosome 1, ASM357664v1 genome:
CCGCTGGAAAGGTTGTCACAAACAGGGCAGCCATAAGAGAAATGCAAACAATGATCTGTAACAGCCAGTGGTAATGGCCTTCTAGCCCAACGTGATCCGTGGAGTGATAATGAAGCAAGAAAAGCTCTTGACTGAAAACGGAAGAGGCGAGTATACCAGAGATCCCGGTTAGGATCTCAGTGGAGTGGTTCAACTCAGCGAAAAGAGTGAACCCAGCAAATATGGCCAGGTGAAGGAACATGGTGGCATGCTCTAGATTCAGAAGCTCTAGAGAAAATTGCAGAGGAGGGAAGCTTATGAGCTGTGTAACCATGGCAAAAACTGAGAAAGACAACACAAGAATGAGTTCCAGATAGAGAAGATGATTCTTCTTGATTGGGTACCAAAACCTTGATCTGAACTTAGCAGGGCCATTTTGATAGTAAGCtctaatggtgttgattgtGTGCATTAACCCAAGAAAGGCAAGGGCCAAACCAGGTACCAAATGTCCCACTAGAGTTCCCAtacttgaattgaattgaaggaatTGAATTGCTTGAAGGACTTAAATACAAGAACATCATGGTTTGCAGTACTACAGACAAAAATCTAATCGGATTTCAGGTGCACTTTGTATGGGTTTCCACAAACAACACGTATAGGATAAAAAGTGGTAgcacaaattaaagcatgtggcTCTTGAGGATGATTAAGATCACAGAAAGTGAAGCGGCAGTGCGAGATCGAACCATaacatttaatttagttttacCATTACCAAACATGAGTCTAAATGAGGACATTCTTAGTCCATGATGTATCGTTAAAACAATATGGtcaattcaacaaattaaagcttTTAAGGTTAGTGCCTGATAGTTATTGGTTAATGAAAATTTCATGTCGTCCATCcatatatattgtaatagttAAAAAGGTAGGTTGGATATGATCCTGTGGGCTGTACGTTCATCATTGCAGGGTGCTTTCCTATAGGATGTTTATGAGTGTTTATGTTTAATGTCTTAGAAAGATGCCCAACAATAGCACAAAAAGTTAATCATGCCCTGAGGCTCAAATCCATGACCTTGGAAGAATTATTCTTCGCGCCACTAGACCGGTCATTAGCCTAGCTACTGTTATATAATCCATCAATATAATTTATGGtctccactaagactcgaatCCACCCCTTTTatatggggtgcaaccgggtgctaCTAGACTACAAATAGATTACATATGTTATGTAGCGACGTGCCCATAAGGCCATAACCACAACAAAATTACACAAATTGGATGTTGGGAATAAGAATTAATTGCTTCATATTAATTGACGAggggattaaatataattacttgtattttataataataaagtgtgttttttaataattattaatgaaCATAGTTACATAAAACTAGTTTCGAACTTTTATTCAGActgatttatttattaatggCATATACATCCAAATTATTGAATGAGTAACGTAACAGACAAAAAACCAATTCACTACTTCAAAAAGCTAGCTTTAATCGTTTgagcaacaaattaaaaagcaTGTCTCTATTAAGATTAAATACAGAGCACTAAGAAAATACAACACTGATCCCACTAGTGTAGTGTGTCTATATATAGTGGGGAATGACATACATTACGTGTCCCAATAAGCTTTTCCCACTTTTTTCGTAATGACACAaagctttttttcttttggtaaaTATGACACAAAGCTTTTAATTTAACCAAGTGTTTCATTTCCCTGGAATATTACCTCAATCATTAAATCATTTTCCTCCTTCTTCTATTCCTTCTATTCCTCTTCACTACAAATGACTAAAtgagtaatataataatgtgTACGTCACATCAGAAAGGGATATAGATTCACACACGTATATAAAGGATCATATGAAACAATTGCCTTAGGTGATAaataagatgaaattatatACGTAGATTGAGTCCAAATCAAGGGTTCAAAttggagattaaaaaaaaaaaaaaaaacgcgatGGCAATGTGGCATTATTGTAACTTTGTGTAAGTAAGATAATTTTTTGTTGCCTTtcaatgcacattgttatgtcataCAGTGCACGTTGTTCATTCTTCCAGAGCATATTGTTGTGCCTTACACCGCACGTTGTTCCTTCTGCCAGAgtacattgttgtgccttacactgcacattgttccttctttcagagcacattattgtgccttacagtgcacattgttgtgccttacagtgcacattgttgtgcctttccagcgtatttttaaaaaaaatgtagatgacaaacttttttttaaaagatcaattaatcttgatcactaattactaatttgagttgaatattgtttgtttgtttattatttatggtcgtttatgatttgtgttgaagatcatatattacatttaatttttttaataattgttttacATCTTTGTGTGTCTCCAGTGTGCATTTTTTGCCTTTCAGTGCACATTGTCGCTTCTTCCAGTgtacattgttgtgccttatagtgcacattgttgaaaTTCGTAggtaacagtttttttttttttatctagggCTGAGACtctatctcacttctcaccCGCAACTTTCTTCTCACCCGAACCTCTTCCTCACTCTCTCTCACatacactctctctctctctctctctctctctctatatatatatatatatatatatatatatatatatatatatatatgtatgtataattttaactttttaaaatcttACCCCAAATTTTCTAAAACCTTTatatttgagtgctcaaactcaAATATAAACATGCCATCAAGCTATTTAGAAAAAATTAACTGCACGTAATTAGAACAACGTGTAATTTTCTTTATATACATGGATGTCAAGTggactaatttaatttttaaaaatctttatttAGAGAAAACTACAAGTTATATATGTTGACGTGACTTTCACGTAGCACCCATGTTTATAAAGAAAAGTATACATGAAAGCATGGTTGC
Coding sequences within it:
- the LOC115995574 gene encoding uncharacterized protein LOC115995574, with protein sequence MGTLVGHLVPGLALAFLGLMHTINTIRAYYQNGPAKFRSRFWYPIKKNHLLYLELILVLSFSVFAMVTQLISFPPLQFSLELLNLEHATMFLHLAIFAGFTLFAELNHSTEILTGISGILASSVFSQELFLLHYHSTDHVGLEGHYHWLLQIIVCISLMAALFVTTFPAVFPAALVLSVSVVFQGCWFVNMGFMLWVPRFVARGCMGQHSDAAAHHSAVVCGSHEAGVRAVALANLQFSWILALILALVGTLCLVFARNRAGRGGFPNYEQLHSRGVDDPDAISGLKQVQV